A stretch of DNA from Bos taurus isolate L1 Dominette 01449 registration number 42190680 breed Hereford chromosome 25, ARS-UCD2.0, whole genome shotgun sequence:
TTTTAGAAAGTTAAGAGCCAGTATCCAGGTTCCAGGCCAGTGACCGTGGGGCAGAGTAGGTGTGTGTCCTGCTCATGACACACGGCCGGGCAGAGGCTGTGAGCCTGTGCGAGCTGGAACGCAGTGTCTGGTGACCTTCCGGACCAGTGGCTCATTTCAGAGGCTCCCAGGCTGCAAAGGGAAGAGTGAGGGCCAGGTGGGCCACCACCCCTGAGCAAAGAGGTATTTACAGCTGAGTCAGCCTCTCAAAGCCTTTTCTCATGACCCAGAGCCTGTGTGACCTCTCCCAGTACCTGCAGAAGCCCTATGAAAAGAAGTTATGCTCCAGAATCCGTAGTGAATTCTCAAGAATTTCCACTTATCTTAAAGGGAAGCCCTACTGATAACTttgtagaaaaattaaaacagactcttttttttaaatgtaaacctTCATGCCACGTGCGTTATTAAGCATGGTTTTTAATCCTGTAGGGCATGGGATGGCAGACAGGTTAGCCAAGAAGCCTCGGAGAGGGTGCCGGTGGATGTAGCTGCCCTTTGACCCCTCCTGCCCCCGACCCCGGGCACTCCCTGCACGATGCACCCCCCAGCCTACAACTGCTTTGTGGACAGAGACAAGATGGACTCGGCCATCCCGGACCTGGGGCCCAAGGAGCTGAGCTGCACAGAGCTGCAGGAGCTGAAGCAGCTGGCACGCCAGGGCTACTGGGCCCGTAGCTACGCCCTGCGGGGGCAGGTGTACCAACGCCTGATTCGGGACATCCCCTGCCGCACAGTCACCCCCGATGCCAGCGTGTACAGAGACATCGTTGGCAAGATCGTGGGCAAGCACAGTAGCGCCAGCCTGCCCCTGCCCGAGTTTGTGGACAACACGCAGGTGCCCAGCTACTGCCTGAACTCAAAGGGCGAGGGCGCTGTGCGCAAGATCCTGCTGTGCATCAGCAACCAGTTCCCCGACGTGTCCTTCTGCCCCGCACTGCCCGCCGTCGTGGCCCTGCTGTTGCACTACAGCGCCGATGAGGCTGAGTGCTTTGAGAAGGCCTGCCGCATCCTGGCCTGCAACGACTCCAGCAGGAAGCTGGTAGACCAGAGCTTCCTGGCCTTCGAGTCCTCCTGCATGACGTTCGGGGACCTGGTGAACAAGTACTGCCAGGCGGCCCACAAGCTGATGGTGGCCGTGTCGGAGGACGTCCTGCAGGTGTACGCAGACTGGCAGCGCTGGCTCTTCGGAGAGCTGCCCCTCAGCTACTTCGCCCGTGTCTTTGACGTCTTCCTGGTGGAGGGTTACAAGGTGCTGTACCGCGTGGCACTGGCCATCCTCAAGTTCTTCCACAAGGTGAGGGCGGGGCAGCCGCTCGAGTCGGACAACGTGAAGCAGGACATCCGCGCCTTCGTCAGGGACATCGCCAAGACCGTATCTCCCGAGAAACTGCTGGAGAAGGCGTTTGCCATCCGCCTCTTCTCTCGGAAGGAGATTCAGCTCCTGCAGATGGCCAACGAAAAAGCTCTGAAGCAGAAGGGCATCACCGTCAAGCAGAAGAGGTAGGCAGGCCACTGGGGCCACGTCTGGGGCCCAGATGGGGTGGGGCCTGTGAGGAAGCACCCTGGGGGCTTGGGGCCTGAGCTCGTCCGGCTGGCTGGCCAGTAAGCCCTCCGTGCGCATGCAGGAAAACACCGGCCAGGGGACAGGGCCTGTCTGGTGTAGCTGCGGGTGGCCAGGGCAGCTGTGGGCGCGGGGCCTGTGGCCGAGATGGAGGCTGGAGCTGACGGTGGTGCCCGTGGGCCCAGGAGGGAGCCAGGCTGGCCTCGCTGGGTCACTCTGGGGCTGCTCTTGCTGCCCGGCCCTCAGCTCCGGGCTCCCGTGCTGGTGGCCCCATCCCGAGCACGGCCACCTGGGGAGCCAGCCTGGGGAGGGCCTGTGTGTTCTGAGACATCAGCGGCCGCTGCTGTGCCCCAGGTGTAGATGTGGAAGCCTTTCTTGTGGGCCAAAGGCAGGCGTGTCCTGGGTGTTAGTACTTGCCACTAACCTCTccttgtctgttttatttttctgcctcTTCTCCATGTCCATTGCTTCCTCCTGTTTTTCAGTGTTTCACTTTCTAAAAGGTAGGTCTGGAAACCGTGTCTCCACACCTGGCTTCTCTCTGCCTTCCAGCCCGGCTGCTTGTTCTGGCTCCTCTctgtcttccagcccagctgctTGCTCTGGCTCTCAGGGCTGGCTTCAGCAGTGCTGCCACAGAGCCTGGCTGATGTTCAGGcccgtctgtctgtctgtttgcCTGCTGTCAGTGCTTGGCTGGCTTGGAAGCATTGTCTTGCCAGAGCTGACTGTCTCTGTCCCCGTTTCTTAGAGAAGGGGCTTTCGTTGCCGCCCCTGGGCTGGGTTTTCTCCCCTCTGTAGCGGGGTGGGAACAGGACTCCAGGGCCGGCTCTACCCCGTGCCCTCCTGAGGGGCCCCTAGGACCAGGCTCTGACCTGGCTCCACAGGTAAGAAGTTCCCTCCAGGCTGAGCTCCCACGAGAGGCTCGCCCCTCCTGGGAGGAGGCGGGGTGCATGGCCGGGGCTGGGGCTGCAGCTCTGCTCTGACCTCTGCCCGCTCCCACAGGCAGTTTGTgcacctggctgttcatgcagACAACTTCCACTCAGAGATCGTCGGTGTGAAGGAGATGAGAGACATCTGGTCGTGGGTCCCTGAGCGGTTCGCCCTCTGCCAGCCCCTCCTGCTCTTCTCCTCACTGCAGCATGGATACAGCCTGACCAGGTAGCGCTCTGGAGGCAGGGCCCTGGGCCTGCCCCCTCGACGTGCCAAGGTCTGGACTCCAAGGGCCAGATGGAGCAGAAGGTGTGGGGTTGCCCagcttctcatcctgccctcacgTCCTGGAGGTCACAGTCCAGCTGGACCCAGGCCTACGGACACGGGTACCTGGGCAAGGCCCTGCCTCTTCCTGGGGCCTAGACTTGGGAGCTCCTTTTCTGAGCATCTCTTACTCCAGGGCCACCCCCACTGCAGGAGTTAGGGTTAGAGTCACTGCAGCACACGCAGGGCTCCGGGGTCTCACACAGGCATGGTGTTGGTCAGGCGCAGACTCCCCCGCCCCCGAGCTTACAAAACTTCAGGACAACTCGAGGTGGCCGGCCTTGGATACTGCTCTTCCACCCCCATTTCACCAGTCCACACCAGGTCCATCTTGGCCCTATGGGCTGTGCTGGGCCATGGCCAGTGTCCAGGGGATTCTGGCAGGCTTCCCCCAAGGCACCCCATCTCCCTGGCGTGCTCTGCCAGGTGCTGCCCCGAGAGCCTCAGGTGGCTTCTGACCTGCGCTCTGCCTTGGGTCATAGGCAATGCAGACAGAGGGGCCCATGATGGACACTGTCAAGAGCCACCCACACATTCTGGCATAGCTAGCCAATGTGGTGTGGGAGGCCCACAGAGGGATGCTAGCCAAACCCTGGGCACCTGCGCTGGCACACCAGTGGCCTCAGGCCTCCTCCTGGCTCCCTGGTGCTGCCAGCACCCAAGAACACTCCAAgctttcccagagcacagaccTGTTCCTCTGGTTCTGGCTTCCCCAAAGCACTTGGCGCATGGCTATCTGCTAGGGGCCGTCTGCCCTGCCGCTTCTGCTCTGGGCATATCAGGGCAGAATGTCTAGGGCTCTGACCACTTGGCTTGCGGCCTCCTGGCTGGGGCTCCCTGTTGGCAGAAGCGCCCAAGCCCAGGTGCTGCCATCTAAGCCATGTACCTGGTTCCTGGGAGAGGAGGACGAGCAGGTGTCAGGTCTGTCCGCCCTGGGCAGCCAGGGTCAGTAGCGgctggggggagggaggcagaggcggGCGCTGCTGTCAGACTGGCAAGGGCGTTCTCTGCCCCCAGGTTCTACTTCCAGTGCGAAGGACGAGAGCCCACTGTCCTGCTGATCAAGACTACGCAGAAGGAGGTAAGGACCAGCCAGGGGGACCCTGGTTCCCAGCCTTTTGGGAGGGTGGGTGTTCCCTCGTAGCCCCCACTCAGGTTTCCTGGGCTTAGGGGTACAGAGCGGGGCTTGCCCTCCACAGAGAGGTAAATCTAGCCTCCTCACATGACCCCCCAGTTCCCAGGGCCTCCCtgtttccctgggggtccagacCCCCAGCCTGACCAGCCCAGCAGTCTAGGGGAACTCTGCGGAAATGCCGGGTGAGCAAAGCCCCACGCCCTCCTGCAGCAGTCTGCCTGCGCCTTCGCCTTCTCCACCCCAGCAGGTAGTTCTCAGAGCCTTGTTCTCTGCAGTGGCTGTCATCTGGAACGTAATTAAGGTGTCTATAAAAGTGAGTGTCTGCGTGCTCTGGTGGCTCCCAGACACCCAGCTGCACCTGCAGGACTGTCTCCTCGGCCTCAGACCTTGCATCCGGCTcccaggaggagcctgggggtctgtTACAGCAGGTGACCCGAGTATCAGATACCTCCGTAACCACTCAGAGGAGTGACTCTAATGGTGAAATCAAGCATTTTGCCGGCTGATAGGAGGCCTGGCAAGTGTTTCTTGAGCAGGTGCCTCCTGGAAGCTCCCATCTGAGGGGTCTCCCTGGGCTGATGCCCATAGTTGGAGTGTGGACACTGGCTTGTCTCCAGGCTTCCGTGCCCAGGTGGGAAATGGAAATATCCCAGGAGCCGACAGTGGGCAAGGCAGCCTCCAAGCCTGAGCCCTGCCGGTCCCCCCTCCACACTTCAGCCCTGGCCCTCCGGTGggctggagggggtggggctgTGGCTGAGCCTCGGGTCTCAGCTGCCCTGAGTGCTGGGGGGCTCCCGTGGGCACGCCAGGTGCAGCCTCCCCCTGGGTCTTCCTCCCCAGGTGTGTGGCGCCTACCTGTCAACAGACTGGAGTGAGAGAAACAAGTTTGGGGGCAAGCTGGGCTTCTTCGGGACTGGAGAGTGCTTCGTGTTTAGGGTGAGTGGGCCCCCTGTGGGAGGTCACCCCCTCACGTGACCCTGCTTACTTCCAGACGCGCCTCCGTCACCTGCTGGGTGTGACCCTTAGAGATGAGCTCCGAGAGCAGGCAGCCGTCTGCGGCACGGTGTGCGCTGGCTCCTGCCCCTAGCTCGGGTCCTCGCACTGGGCACGGACGACGAGCCCTGGGGGCGAGCGGGCGCCGCGGGTCAAGTCCTCACACCGGCCTTTGTCCTCAGCTGCAGCCCGAGGTCCAGCGCTACGAGTGGGTGGTCATCAAACACCCAGAGCTGACCAAGCCCGCGCCCCTGGAGCCCACCACCGTTCCGCCCTCCCCCAGCCACTCTGTGTCCTCTGAGCCCGCAGACCGCCTCTCGCCATTCCTGGCTACTCGGCACTTCAATCTGCCCTCCAAGACGGAGTCCCTGTTCATGGCAGGGGGCAGCGACTGCCTCATCATAGGTGGGTGCCGCCCTCCACGTCTGGCCGGCTCCTGCCTGTCCACGGTCACTTAGCTGGGAGGAGGGTACAGGGTCATGGGTGCCGAAGCCGCGGGCCAGTCCTGGCTGAGCCGGGTGGTAGGTGCCTCACCTGAGGGACAGGCAGAGCCCCCGCAACGGCAGGAAGAAGGCAGCAGCTCGTTGGGGGCGGAGCAGGCACATGGGGAGCATGGGACCTGAGGCTGCATGCTGGGAGACGGGGGACAGGTTGGAGTAGAGAACAGCCCCGTGGCTTTACAGAGGCCTCTGGCAGGGCTGGACAAGGCCGGCCCAAGACTTGCCTGGTCCGAAGGGAGAGgcttgggagcaggaggagggtcCCCAGGGACAGCGCTTGCCACAGGGCAGCCACTGACCGAGTGTCCCGCAGGTGGAGGGGGCGGCCCGGCACTGTACATCGATGGGGACCTGAACCGGGGCCGCACGGGCCACTGCGACACTTTCAACAACCAGCCCCTCTGCTCTGAGAACTTCCTTATCGCCGCTGTGGAGGCCTGGGGCTTCCAGGATCCTGACATCCAGTGACGGGAGTGAGCCATTGGTGACTGAGCTGCCGCtgtgggtggggagaggtgggggtggTACCTGGGCCCCTCCTCACGGAGGTGGCAGTGAGTCCCCACATATGTGGGCACTGTCAAGGTGCAGCTGGGCACAGTACTTATCTAGGCAGTGGTGCCACGGCCGCAGCTGGCCCTCCCAGACCTGCCATACTTGCTACTCCTTCGTCCTGGACTCAGGCCCTGGCTGGCCTCTGGGCAGGCATCCCGTGCGGGAGGCTGGGGTCTATGGCCCCTGAGCCTCAGTCCCCTGGGGTGAGAGGGTACTGGGGCTGGGCGAGCCGGCTGGGGCCAAGGAGCCTGCCCAAGTGTGGGCATGCGGCTCCCCCTGCTGGTGCCTCTGGGCATCTCCCGAGGAGGCCCTGCAGCTCCTGCTGGCCTGCTATGGTTGGGGCCCTGGGCTGTGGGTCCCCGGAGACCGCAGGCGCCCTGTTGACTGTTCCTGGCGGGAGCATCTGCCTGGAGCTTCTTACTCAGTTCCCGCCTCCCCTGGGCCCCCTTTG
This window harbors:
- the TBC1D24 gene encoding TBC1 domain family member 24 isoform X1 produces the protein MHPPAYNCFVDRDKMDSAIPDLGPKELSCTELQELKQLARQGYWARSYALRGQVYQRLIRDIPCRTVTPDASVYRDIVGKIVGKHSSASLPLPEFVDNTQVPSYCLNSKGEGAVRKILLCISNQFPDVSFCPALPAVVALLLHYSADEAECFEKACRILACNDSSRKLVDQSFLAFESSCMTFGDLVNKYCQAAHKLMVAVSEDVLQVYADWQRWLFGELPLSYFARVFDVFLVEGYKVLYRVALAILKFFHKVRAGQPLESDNVKQDIRAFVRDIAKTVSPEKLLEKAFAIRLFSRKEIQLLQMANEKALKQKGITVKQKSVSLSKRQFVHLAVHADNFHSEIVGVKEMRDIWSWVPERFALCQPLLLFSSLQHGYSLTRFYFQCEGREPTVLLIKTTQKEVCGAYLSTDWSERNKFGGKLGFFGTGECFVFRLQPEVQRYEWVVIKHPELTKPAPLEPTTVPPSPSHSVSSEPADRLSPFLATRHFNLPSKTESLFMAGGSDCLIIETEASAGPQGRVMPGRALWDGPHTSQQYFWALPGEAGTHGAFCSLLFSSSRPP
- the TBC1D24 gene encoding TBC1 domain family member 24 isoform X4: MHPPAYNCFVDRDKMDSAIPDLGPKELSCTELQELKQLARQGYWARSYALRGQVYQRLIRDIPCRTVTPDASVYRDIVGKIVGKHSSASLPLPEFVDNTQVPSYCLNSKGEGAVRKILLCISNQFPDVSFCPALPAVVALLLHYSADEAECFEKACRILACNDSSRKLVDQSFLAFESSCMTFGDLVNKYCQAAHKLMVAVSEDVLQVYADWQRWLFGELPLSYFARVFDVFLVEGYKVLYRVALAILKFFHKVRAGQPLESDNVKQDIRAFVRDIAKTVSPEKLLEKAFAIRLFSRKEIQLLQMANEKALKQKGITVKQKRQFVHLAVHADNFHSEIVGVKEMRDIWSWVPERFALCQPLLLFSSLQHGYSLTRFYFQCEGREPTVLLIKTTQKEVCGAYLSTDWSERNKFGGKLGFFGTGECFVFRLQPEVQRYEWVVIKHPELTKPAPLEPTTVPPSPSHSVSSEPADRLSPFLATRHFNLPSKTESLFMAGGSDCLIIGGGGGPALYIDGDLNRGRTGHCDTFNNQPLCSENFLIAAVEAWGFQDPDIQ
- the TBC1D24 gene encoding TBC1 domain family member 24 isoform X2; amino-acid sequence: MHPPAYNCFVDRDKMDSAIPDLGPKELSCTELQELKQLARQGYWARSYALRGQVYQRLIRDIPCRTVTPDASVYRDIVGKIVGKHSSASLPLPEFVDNTQVPSYCLNSKGEGAVRKILLCISNQFPDVSFCPALPAVVALLLHYSADEAECFEKACRILACNDSSRKLVDQSFLAFESSCMTFGDLVNKYCQAAHKLMVAVSEDVLQVYADWQRWLFGELPLSYFARVFDVFLVEGYKVLYRVALAILKFFHKVRAGQPLESDNVKQDIRAFVRDIAKTVSPEKLLEKAFAIRLFSRKEIQLLQMANEKALKQKGITVKQKSVSLSKRQFVHLAVHADNFHSEIVGVKEMRDIWSWVPERFALCQPLLLFSSLQHGYSLTRFYFQCEGREPTVLLIKTTQKEVCGAYLSTDWSERNKFGGKLGFFGTGECFVFRLQPEVQRYEWVVIKHPELTKPAPLEPTTVPPSPSHSVSSEPADRLSPFLATRHFNLPSKTESLFMAGGSDCLIIGGGGGPALYIDGDLNRGRTGHCDTFNNQPLCSENFLIAAVEAWGFQDPDIQ
- the TBC1D24 gene encoding TBC1 domain family member 24 isoform X3 gives rise to the protein MHPPAYNCFVDRDKMDSAIPDLGPKELSCTELQELKQLARQGYWARSYALRGQVYQRLIRDIPCRTVTPDASVYRDIVGKIVGKHSSASLPLPEFVDNTQVPSYCLNSKGEGAVRKILLCISNQFPDVSFCPALPAVVALLLHYSADEAECFEKACRILACNDSSRKLVDQSFLAFESSCMTFGDLVNKYCQAAHKLMVAVSEDVLQVYADWQRWLFGELPLSYFARVFDVFLVEGYKVLYRVALAILKFFHKVRAGQPLESDNVKQDIRAFVRDIAKTVSPEKLLEKAFAIRLFSRKEIQLLQMANEKALKQKGITVKQKRQFVHLAVHADNFHSEIVGVKEMRDIWSWVPERFALCQPLLLFSSLQHGYSLTRFYFQCEGREPTVLLIKTTQKEVCGAYLSTDWSERNKFGGKLGFFGTGECFVFRLQPEVQRYEWVVIKHPELTKPAPLEPTTVPPSPSHSVSSEPADRLSPFLATRHFNLPSKTESLFMAGGSDCLIIETEASAGPQGRVMPGRALWDGPHTSQQYFWALPGEAGTHGAFCSLLFSSSRPP
- the TBC1D24 gene encoding TBC1 domain family member 24 (The RefSeq protein has 1 substitution compared to this genomic sequence), whose translation is MHPPAYNCFVDRDKMDSAIPDLGPKELSCTELQELKQLARQGYWARSYALRGQVYQRLIRDIPCRTVTPDASVYRDIVGKIVGKHSSASLPLPEFVDNTQVPSYCLNSKGEGAVRKILLCISNQFPDVSFCPALPAVVALLLHYSADEAECFEKACRILACNDSSRKLVDQSFLAFESSCMTFGDLVNKYCQAAHKLMVAVSEDVLQVYADWQRWLFGELPLSYFARVFDVFLVEGYKVLYRVALAILKFFHKVRAGQPLESDNVKQDIRAFVRDIAKTVSPEKLLEKAFAIRLFSRKEIQLLQMANEKALKQKGITVKQKSVSLSKRQFVHLAVHADNFHSEIVGVKEMRDIWSWVPERFALCQPLLLFSSLQHGYSLTRFYFQCEGREPTVLLIKTTQKEVCGAYLSTDWSERNKFGGKLGFFGTGECFVFRLQPEVQRYEWVVIKHPELTKPAPLEPTTVPPSPSHSVSSEPADRLSPFLATRHFNLPSKTESLFMAGGSDCLIIGHVAGDWR
- the TBC1D24 gene encoding TBC1 domain family member 24 isoform X5; the encoded protein is MHPPAYNCFVDRDKMDSAIPDLGPKELSCTELQELKQLARQGYWARSYALRGQVYQRLIRDIPCRTVTPDASVYRDIVGKIVGKHSSASLPLPEFVDNTQVPSYCLNSKGEGAVRKILLCISNQFPDVSFCPALPAVVALLLHYSADEAECFEKACRILACNDSSRKLVDQSFLAFESSCMTFGDLVNKYCQAAHKLMVAVSEDVLQVYADWQRWLFGELPLSYFARVFDVFLVEGYKVLYRVALAILKFFHKVRAGQPLESDNVKQDIRAFVRDIAKTVSPEKLLEKAFAIRLFSRKEIQLLQMANEKALKQKGITVKQKSVSLSKRQFVHLAVHADNFHSEIVGVKEMRDIWSWVPERFALCQPLLLFSSLQHGYSLTRFYFQCEGREPTVLLIKTTQKEVCGAYLSTDWSERNKFGGKLGFFGTGECFVFRLQPEVQRYEWVVIKHPELTKPAPLEPTTVPPSPSHSVSSEPADRLSPFLATRHFNLPSKTESLFMAGGSDCLIIGHVAGD